A single Anopheles arabiensis isolate DONGOLA chromosome 2, AaraD3, whole genome shotgun sequence DNA region contains:
- the LOC120897055 gene encoding transmembrane protein 43 homolog, translated as MRFTDALKSCWVTTLFGAVLLLAGSTILIWNEGRTIRILLSLDEALNDAVTVRADEPYEKQYEGRLIHLNGALSTGEPLTEPDYNIQVQAVKLKRRVQMYQWVEETVENRFGESVATVETEDRSYFYNREWRDELVDSRSFYIRTGHHNPTSFPIDSTVHLSEHVHVGPYELGAVAKERFKTFQEVTSDTRPEDPSVRMHSGLYYHCNDIWNPEIGDIRIQFAYAGLEGSYVTVVGKLENGKIIPYESTHFRKVLLLEPGEHNLHEIFRFEHQQQRMNTWGIRFIGWMLLFFATICSATIMQHLAREHRLVRLFLPDTHFTLSTNIMMSFSVALVIVSIAWIVHRPWLGGGLLFAAMSPFLYCARGIMGSYQRMD; from the exons ATGAGATTCACAGATGCGCTCAAATCCTGCTGGGTAACAACACTGTTCGGTGCCGTGCTGCTACTAGCCGGCTCCACCATCCTCATCTGGAACGAG GGCCGAACGATTCGGATTCTTTTATCGTTAGATGAGGCCCTGAACGATGCAGTCACAGTGCGAGCCGATGAGCCGTACGAAAAACAATACGAAGGACGCTTGATTCATCTCAATGGTGCGCTGTCGACGGGTGAGCCGCTAACCGAACCGGACTACAACATCCAGGTGCAGGCGGTGAAGCTGAAAAGACGCGTCCAGATGTACCAGTGGGTCGAGGAAACAGT GGAAAACCGTTTCGGTGAATCCGTCGCGACGGTCGAGACGGAGGACAGATCGTACTTCTACAACAGAGAGTGGCGCGATGAACTGGTCGACTCTCGCAGCTTCTACATACGCACCGGGCACCATAATCCCACGTCCTTTCCGATCGACTCCACCGTCCATCTGTCCGAGCACGTGCACGTCGGTCCGTACGAGCTGGGTGCCGTAGCGAAGGAACGCTTCAAAACCTTCCAGGAGGTCACATCCGACACGCGACCGGAAGACCCATCGGTGAGGATGCACTCGGGGCTGTACTATCACTGTAACGACATTTGGAACCCGGAAATCGGCGACATACGGATACAGTTTGCGTACGCCGGGCTGGAAGGCTCGTACGTGACCGTGGTGGGGAAGCTGGAAAACGGTAAAATAATACCGTACGAATCGACGCACTTCCGcaaggtgctgctgctcgaacCGGGCGAGCACAATCTGCACGAAATCTTCCGCTtcgagcaccagcagcaacggaTGAACACGTGGGGCATACGGTTCATTGGCTGgatgttgctgtttttcgcCACCATTTGCAGTGCCACGATCATGCAGCATCTGGCCAGGGAGCACCGGCTCGTGCGGCTGTTCCTGCCCGACACTCACTTTACCCTGTCGACCAACATCATGATGTCGTTTTCGGTGGCGCTGGTGATTGTTTCGATTGCGTGGATCGTGCATCGGCCGTGGCTGGGCGGCGGGTTGCTGTTTGCGGCCATGTCACCGTTCCTGTACTGTGCACGCGGTATTATGGGGAGCTATCAGCGGATGGATTGA